The following are encoded together in the Qingshengfaniella alkalisoli genome:
- a CDS encoding ABC transporter substrate-binding protein produces MKFRETTLLAALLSATALGAQAQDLRIALQSDADVLDPDQSRTFVGRIVYTALCDKLVDITPDLEIIPQLATEWSWSDDGTQLTMKLREGVTFHDGTPFNAEAVAANIERSQTLEESRRKSELASVTGTEVLGEYEIRLDLASADATLLAQLADRAGMMISPTAAEEAGADFGLNPVCSGPFQFEDRIAQDRITLTKYADYWNADEIHFDSVTYLPIPDTTVRLANLQSGDIDMLERLAATDLAQAEGDDSINVSSAVSLGYQGVTFNVNNGEKGDNPWGNDKRLRQAFSYAIDRNALNQVVFEGAFAAGNQPFPPNSPWYDAGHPVPERDLEKAKALLAEAGYADGIDLEVQVPNTTVPMQLMQVVQAMVAEAGINLTITSKEFATLLADQSAGDYTASQIGWSGRVDPDGNIHQFVTTDGGINDSKFSSEEVDALLDDARASNDTAARKTAYDAARDILIDESPLVYLYHQTWIWALDSSIEGFTPYPDGMIRLEGVTKSE; encoded by the coding sequence ATGAAATTTCGTGAAACAACCCTCCTGGCCGCGCTGCTGAGCGCAACGGCCCTCGGCGCACAGGCGCAAGACCTGCGCATCGCGCTGCAATCGGACGCCGATGTGCTGGACCCGGACCAGTCACGCACCTTCGTTGGCCGCATCGTATACACCGCGCTGTGCGACAAGCTGGTCGACATCACGCCGGATCTGGAAATCATCCCGCAACTCGCCACCGAATGGAGCTGGTCCGACGATGGCACCCAGCTGACCATGAAGCTGCGCGAAGGCGTCACCTTCCATGATGGCACGCCGTTCAACGCCGAAGCCGTGGCCGCCAATATCGAACGCTCGCAGACCCTCGAAGAATCGCGCCGCAAATCGGAACTGGCCTCGGTCACCGGCACGGAAGTGCTGGGCGAGTACGAAATCCGTCTCGACCTGGCCTCTGCTGATGCGACTTTGCTCGCACAGCTTGCAGACCGCGCAGGCATGATGATCTCTCCCACCGCCGCTGAAGAAGCAGGTGCCGATTTCGGTCTGAACCCGGTCTGCTCCGGCCCGTTCCAGTTCGAAGACCGCATCGCACAGGACCGCATCACGCTGACCAAATATGCCGATTACTGGAACGCGGACGAAATCCATTTCGACAGCGTCACCTATCTGCCGATCCCCGACACCACGGTGCGCCTTGCGAACCTGCAATCGGGTGACATCGACATGCTGGAACGCCTGGCCGCGACCGATCTGGCGCAAGCGGAAGGCGACGACAGCATCAACGTGTCCAGCGCGGTTTCGCTCGGCTATCAGGGCGTCACCTTCAATGTGAACAACGGCGAAAAAGGCGACAACCCGTGGGGCAATGACAAGCGCCTGCGTCAGGCGTTCAGCTACGCCATTGACCGCAACGCGTTGAACCAGGTCGTGTTCGAAGGCGCGTTTGCCGCAGGCAACCAGCCCTTCCCGCCGAACTCCCCATGGTACGATGCCGGCCATCCGGTGCCGGAACGTGATCTGGAAAAGGCCAAGGCGCTGCTGGCCGAGGCGGGCTATGCCGACGGGATCGATCTCGAGGTGCAGGTGCCCAACACCACGGTTCCGATGCAACTGATGCAGGTCGTGCAGGCCATGGTCGCCGAAGCCGGCATCAACCTGACGATCACCTCGAAGGAATTCGCGACGCTGCTGGCCGACCAGTCCGCAGGCGACTATACTGCCAGCCAGATCGGTTGGTCGGGCCGCGTGGACCCCGATGGCAACATCCACCAGTTCGTGACCACGGATGGCGGCATCAACGATTCCAAGTTCTCCAGCGAAGAGGTCGATGCGCTTCTGGACGATGCGCGCGCAAGCAACGACACGGCGGCACGCAAGACCGCCTATGACGCCGCGCGCGACATCCTGATCGACGAAAGCCCGCTGGTCTATCTGTACCACCAGACATGGATCTGGGCGCTGGACAGCTCCATCGAGGGCTTCACCCCCTATCCGGACGGCATGATCCGCCTCGAAGGCGTCACCAAGTCCGAATGA
- a CDS encoding ABC transporter permease produces MLSFILRRILIAIPTILLISVFVFGMQKLLPGDPVLAMAGEERDPEVIEYLREKYRLNDPIPVQYVNWMGGVLQGDLGISLRTNQPVTELIAQKLPVTIQLAIMAMIFALVIGIPAGILSAVKKGTPIDYVANVVALSGLSIPNFWLGIMLILLVSVKWQLLPASGYVPFGEDPLLSIKVMLMPAFVLGTALAATLMRHTRSAMLGVLKSDYVRTARAKGLKERVVILKHALRNALTPIVTLSALLFGELIAGAVLTEQIFTIPGFGKLVVDAVFNRDYAVVQGIVLCTGVGFIVMNLLADAAYFILNPRLRKQ; encoded by the coding sequence ATGCTTTCATTCATTCTGCGCCGCATCTTGATTGCGATCCCGACGATCCTTCTGATCTCGGTGTTCGTGTTCGGGATGCAGAAACTTCTGCCGGGCGACCCGGTGCTTGCCATGGCAGGCGAAGAACGTGACCCCGAGGTCATCGAATACCTGCGCGAGAAATATCGCCTGAACGATCCGATCCCCGTGCAGTACGTCAACTGGATGGGTGGCGTCTTGCAAGGCGATCTGGGGATTTCGCTGCGGACCAATCAGCCCGTGACGGAACTGATCGCGCAGAAGCTGCCGGTAACGATCCAGCTTGCGATCATGGCAATGATCTTCGCGTTGGTGATCGGGATACCCGCAGGCATCCTGTCGGCGGTCAAGAAAGGCACGCCGATCGACTATGTCGCCAATGTGGTCGCGCTGTCGGGATTGTCCATTCCCAATTTCTGGCTGGGGATCATGCTGATCCTGCTGGTGTCGGTGAAATGGCAATTGCTGCCCGCATCCGGCTACGTCCCCTTTGGCGAAGACCCGCTTTTGTCCATCAAGGTCATGCTAATGCCCGCCTTCGTTTTGGGTACTGCGCTGGCCGCGACGCTGATGCGCCACACGCGGTCCGCGATGCTTGGCGTGCTGAAATCCGACTATGTCCGCACCGCCCGCGCCAAGGGCCTCAAGGAACGCGTGGTCATTCTGAAACACGCGCTGCGCAACGCGCTGACGCCCATCGTCACGCTCAGCGCCCTGCTGTTCGGCGAGTTGATCGCGGGCGCTGTCCTGACCGAGCAGATTTTCACCATCCCCGGTTTCGGCAAGCTGGTCGTCGATGCGGTGTTCAACCGTGACTATGCCGTGGTGCAGGGGATCGTGCTGTGCACGGGCGTTGGCTTCATCGTGATGAACCTGCTGGCCGATGCCGCCTATTTCATTCTGAACCCGCGCCTGAGGAAACAGTGA
- a CDS encoding ABC transporter permease has product MADATATDPVLSAKPENRVWKKFRSHRSAMLGGILVSFFVLIALLAPILPIPDPAATDWGAVRKAPTAAHPMGTDEIGRDVMARLIWGAQASLLAGVVSVLIAVFVGVPLGIIAGYFGGWSDAVISRCTEALLAAPFLILAIALAAFLGPSLTNAMIAIGLSATPIFIRLTRGQVIAVKTEDYVDSARAIGLPTHKILRRYILPNVFPPVLVQATLTIATAIIAEASLSFLGLGQQPPAPSWGSMLNTAKNFLNQAPWMAMWPGIAIFLVVLGFNLLGDGLRDALDPREQ; this is encoded by the coding sequence ATGGCCGACGCAACCGCCACAGATCCGGTCCTGTCCGCCAAGCCCGAGAACCGGGTCTGGAAGAAATTCCGCAGCCACCGTAGCGCCATGCTCGGCGGCATCCTCGTCAGCTTCTTCGTGCTGATCGCGCTGCTGGCCCCGATCCTGCCCATCCCGGACCCCGCCGCGACGGATTGGGGCGCCGTGCGCAAGGCACCCACCGCCGCGCATCCGATGGGCACGGACGAGATCGGCCGCGACGTGATGGCCCGCCTGATCTGGGGGGCACAGGCCTCGCTTCTGGCCGGTGTCGTGTCGGTGCTGATTGCCGTCTTCGTCGGTGTGCCCCTTGGCATCATCGCGGGATATTTCGGCGGCTGGTCGGATGCGGTGATTTCGCGCTGCACCGAGGCTTTGCTGGCCGCGCCCTTCCTGATCCTCGCCATCGCACTTGCCGCGTTTCTGGGACCGAGCCTGACCAACGCCATGATCGCCATCGGCCTGTCCGCCACGCCGATCTTCATCCGCCTGACACGCGGACAGGTTATCGCCGTCAAGACCGAGGATTACGTGGACAGTGCCCGCGCCATCGGCCTGCCCACGCACAAGATCCTGCGCCGCTACATCCTGCCCAACGTGTTTCCACCCGTGCTGGTGCAAGCCACGCTGACCATTGCTACCGCGATCATCGCCGAGGCATCGCTATCCTTCCTTGGCCTTGGCCAGCAGCCGCCCGCGCCAAGCTGGGGGTCCATGCTGAACACGGCGAAGAACTTCCTCAACCAGGCCCCCTGGATGGCCATGTGGCCGGGAATCGCGATCTTCCTGGTCGTGCTGGGCTTCAATCTTCTGGGTGACGGGCTGCGCGACGCGCTCGACCCACGCGAACAATAA
- a CDS encoding gamma-glutamyltransferase family protein gives MPSFTTRPEIRGTFGVTASTHWIASAVGFGILEKGGNAFDAAVATALTLQVVEPHLNGPAGDMPAIFHSVKTGKTEVLCAQGVAPAAATIDHYKSLGLDLIPGSGLLATVVPGAFDGWMLMLRDHGTMTLAEVMEPAIGYARDGHPVLPRVANTIKGLAQYFETEWPSSFAVWCPNGKAPEPNENFKNPDLAATFQRLVDEAYGPTREDQIDSARKAWSEGFVADAIADYLETAEVMDVSGSKHSGILSRDDMAEWEATYEEPLSIDYHGYTVCKTGPWGQGPVLLQTLQILKHFDLAAMDPNGTEFVHTVIEAMKLAYADREAYYGDPDHTEIPMDALLSEDYAAERAKLITDTASTEQRPGRLPGYEAWADAAIRRAATDFDVNKGADAGEPTMAHLTERRGDTVHLDVIDRWGNIVSSTPSGGWLQSSPVIPGLGFPLNSRAQMFWLDDGLPSSLAPKRRPRTTLTPSLALKDGQPALSFGTPGGDQQDQWQLVWFLRFVHHGLDLQEGMDAPLFHTMHFQGSFYPREAKPGEMMIEPNIGEGTIEGLKARGHVVTVAAPWTVGRLSAAMRDPDGTLRAAATPRLMQAYAVGR, from the coding sequence ATGCCGTCTTTCACAACCCGCCCCGAAATCCGTGGCACCTTCGGTGTCACCGCCTCGACTCACTGGATCGCCTCCGCCGTGGGCTTCGGCATCCTGGAAAAGGGCGGCAACGCCTTTGATGCCGCCGTCGCCACCGCGTTGACGCTGCAAGTGGTGGAGCCACATCTGAACGGCCCCGCCGGTGACATGCCCGCGATCTTTCATTCGGTGAAAACCGGCAAAACCGAAGTTCTTTGTGCACAAGGCGTGGCCCCTGCCGCAGCGACGATCGACCATTACAAATCACTCGGGCTGGACCTGATCCCCGGTTCCGGCCTGCTGGCGACGGTCGTTCCGGGCGCGTTCGACGGCTGGATGCTGATGCTGCGCGATCACGGCACGATGACATTGGCCGAGGTGATGGAACCCGCGATCGGATATGCCCGCGACGGGCACCCCGTTCTGCCGCGCGTGGCGAACACGATCAAAGGGCTGGCCCAGTATTTCGAGACGGAATGGCCCTCCTCCTTCGCGGTCTGGTGTCCGAACGGTAAAGCGCCGGAGCCCAACGAGAATTTCAAGAACCCCGATCTGGCCGCGACCTTCCAGCGGCTGGTGGACGAGGCCTACGGCCCCACCCGCGAAGACCAGATCGACAGCGCCCGGAAAGCATGGTCGGAAGGTTTCGTCGCAGACGCCATCGCGGATTATCTAGAGACAGCCGAGGTGATGGACGTCTCGGGCAGCAAGCATTCCGGCATCCTGTCGCGCGATGACATGGCCGAATGGGAAGCGACCTACGAAGAGCCCCTGTCCATTGACTATCACGGCTACACCGTTTGCAAGACGGGGCCATGGGGTCAGGGGCCGGTGCTGCTGCAAACGCTGCAAATCCTGAAGCATTTCGATCTGGCGGCAATGGACCCCAACGGAACGGAATTCGTCCATACCGTGATCGAGGCAATGAAGCTGGCCTATGCTGACCGTGAAGCCTACTACGGCGATCCCGACCACACCGAGATCCCGATGGATGCGCTGCTGTCGGAGGACTACGCCGCCGAGCGCGCCAAGCTGATCACCGACACCGCGTCCACCGAACAGCGCCCTGGTCGCCTGCCGGGTTACGAGGCATGGGCCGATGCGGCGATCCGACGTGCCGCCACGGATTTCGACGTCAACAAGGGTGCCGATGCGGGTGAACCGACCATGGCGCATCTGACCGAACGCCGCGGCGACACCGTGCATCTGGACGTGATCGACCGCTGGGGCAACATCGTGTCCTCGACGCCGTCCGGCGGGTGGTTGCAATCCTCACCGGTCATTCCGGGGCTGGGCTTTCCGCTGAATTCCCGCGCGCAGATGTTCTGGCTGGACGATGGCCTGCCGAGCTCGCTCGCCCCCAAACGCCGCCCCCGCACGACGCTGACGCCCAGCCTTGCGCTGAAAGACGGCCAGCCTGCATTGTCCTTCGGCACCCCCGGCGGCGACCAGCAGGACCAGTGGCAGCTGGTGTGGTTCCTGCGCTTCGTCCATCACGGGCTGGATTTGCAAGAAGGCATGGACGCGCCTCTTTTCCACACGATGCATTTCCAGGGCTCGTTCTATCCGCGCGAAGCCAAACCCGGCGAGATGATGATCGAACCCAACATCGGCGAAGGCACCATCGAAGGGCTGAAGGCGCGCGGGCATGTCGTGACGGTCGCCGCGCCGTGGACTGTCGGCCGCCTGAGTGCCGCGATGCGCGACCCCGATGGCACGCTGCGCGCCGCCGCCACGCCGCGCCTGATGCAGGCCTATGCCGTAGGTCGTTAA
- a CDS encoding DUF1028 domain-containing protein — protein MTYSIIAKDADTGEIGLAVASRFFAAGAAVGYLGRNCAVATQAFVNPMWGVEGRVRLSVGEAADRVFQDLRARDDGEAIRQCHMLDNHGNFAAHTGADCVDWAGHRCGRLHSVAGNMLTGPEVVDATFDAFAEAKGALADRLLAAMDAGLAAGGDKRGQQSAALTIHRGQPYPFLSLRVDDDAAPLDELRRLLDVSSERYIHVAEAMPTEQNFSGTPTRDHIDQKIKQADADRIARGRPSLSRATTQGKA, from the coding sequence ATGACGTACTCGATCATCGCCAAGGACGCTGACACAGGCGAGATCGGACTGGCCGTTGCCTCGCGTTTCTTCGCGGCAGGGGCGGCAGTCGGCTATCTCGGCCGCAATTGCGCGGTTGCCACGCAAGCCTTCGTCAATCCGATGTGGGGCGTTGAAGGCCGCGTGCGGCTGAGCGTAGGCGAGGCAGCCGACAGGGTGTTTCAGGATCTCCGCGCACGCGATGACGGCGAGGCTATCCGCCAATGCCATATGCTCGACAACCACGGCAATTTCGCGGCGCATACAGGTGCAGACTGCGTGGACTGGGCGGGTCACCGCTGCGGGCGTCTGCATTCCGTCGCGGGCAATATGCTGACGGGGCCAGAGGTTGTTGACGCCACCTTCGACGCCTTCGCGGAAGCGAAGGGGGCCTTGGCTGACCGCCTGCTCGCCGCTATGGACGCTGGACTTGCCGCGGGCGGTGACAAACGCGGACAGCAATCGGCAGCACTGACCATCCATCGAGGACAGCCCTACCCCTTCCTGTCGCTGCGCGTGGATGATGATGCAGCCCCGCTGGATGAACTGCGCCGCCTGCTGGACGTGTCGAGCGAGCGCTATATCCATGTCGCTGAAGCGATGCCGACCGAACAGAATTTTTCCGGCACGCCGACGCGCGATCACATTGACCAGAAAATCAAACAGGCCGACGCCGACCGTATCGCCCGAGGCCGCCCGTCACTGTCCCGCGCAACGACACAAGGAAAGGCCTAG
- a CDS encoding sulfite exporter TauE/SafE family protein, with translation MDTQTLITLLSVAIGAGIGGGILAGLLGVGGGIVIVPALYFALSLTGMEPGLTMQVAVGTSLATIIFTAMSSAYGHYKKGSVDTDLLKLWGPSILVGVLLGGTLGGLVDGRILIGVFAVVAALVAIDMVFRKVRTGPEPRSFSKPVWAFFGTLAGAISAMMGIGGGTVCVPLLNFLGYDIRKAVGTSAAIGFIIGVPGAITYILTGWGQDGLLPFSLGYVNLLAVLVIIPLTTTFARVGVKIAHSIPQRALRLAFGLFLGLTSLRMFMDLLGSLS, from the coding sequence ATGGATACCCAAACTCTGATCACTTTGCTGAGCGTCGCCATCGGCGCAGGTATCGGCGGCGGCATCCTCGCGGGGCTTCTGGGCGTCGGTGGCGGCATCGTTATCGTGCCGGCGCTCTACTTCGCGCTGTCGCTGACAGGGATGGAGCCGGGCCTGACCATGCAGGTTGCTGTCGGCACCTCGCTCGCCACGATCATTTTCACCGCCATGTCATCGGCGTATGGGCATTACAAGAAGGGGTCCGTCGATACTGACCTGCTGAAGCTCTGGGGTCCGTCGATCCTTGTGGGCGTGCTGCTGGGCGGCACGCTGGGCGGGCTGGTTGACGGACGTATCCTGATCGGTGTCTTCGCCGTTGTCGCCGCGCTGGTGGCCATTGACATGGTGTTCCGCAAGGTGCGCACCGGGCCGGAACCGCGCAGCTTTTCAAAGCCGGTCTGGGCCTTCTTCGGCACGCTGGCAGGGGCGATCTCGGCCATGATGGGCATCGGCGGCGGCACGGTTTGCGTGCCACTTCTGAATTTCCTTGGCTACGATATCCGCAAGGCCGTGGGCACCTCAGCCGCAATCGGTTTCATCATCGGTGTGCCAGGGGCAATAACCTACATCCTCACCGGCTGGGGGCAGGACGGCTTGCTGCCCTTCTCGCTGGGCTATGTGAACCTGCTGGCCGTTCTGGTCATCATCCCGCTGACTACCACATTCGCACGTGTCGGTGTAAAAATCGCACACAGCATTCCGCAAAGGGCGCTCCGGCTGGCTTTCGGGCTGTTTCTGGGGCTTACCTCCCTGCGCATGTTTATGGACCTTCTGGGGAGTCTTTCTTGA
- a CDS encoding FadR/GntR family transcriptional regulator, which translates to MSNADPADLDLIERLKAGIANESLLEAGRILPERRLAEELGIGRTRLRRILDQLERDSVIFRHHGQGTFPAPPPALHKDRIRTLAKDVTPHNVMEVRLEIEPALSALAAQRATGEELRQLGRLLDRTIDARDPKEYDTADEVFHFKIAELAHNPLFLTIYQSIRALRRSADWTEKRQESHSVDMIARLGVQHQNLFQKIEQRQSAEAARHMEEHLLTVSNVMLRTRRIGVLHD; encoded by the coding sequence TTGAGCAACGCCGATCCGGCAGACCTGGACCTGATCGAACGGCTGAAAGCCGGGATTGCCAATGAGTCCCTGCTGGAGGCCGGCCGCATCCTGCCGGAGCGGCGCCTGGCCGAGGAGTTGGGTATCGGGCGCACGCGCCTGCGTCGCATTCTCGACCAGCTGGAACGCGACAGCGTGATCTTCCGCCATCATGGGCAGGGCACCTTTCCTGCCCCGCCGCCCGCGCTGCACAAGGACCGCATCAGAACGCTCGCCAAGGACGTGACGCCACATAACGTCATGGAGGTCAGGCTGGAAATCGAACCCGCCCTCTCCGCGCTGGCCGCCCAACGCGCCACCGGCGAAGAACTGCGCCAGCTTGGCCGCCTGCTGGATCGTACCATCGACGCCCGCGACCCCAAGGAATACGACACCGCCGATGAAGTGTTTCATTTCAAGATCGCGGAACTGGCCCATAACCCGCTGTTTCTGACCATCTATCAGTCGATCCGCGCCCTGCGCCGCAGTGCCGACTGGACGGAAAAGCGGCAGGAAAGCCATTCGGTCGACATGATCGCGCGCCTCGGGGTTCAGCATCAGAACCTTTTCCAGAAGATCGAACAACGCCAATCCGCCGAAGCGGCGCGACATATGGAAGAACATCTGCTGACCGTGTCGAACGTCATGCTGCGGACCCGGCGCATCGGGGTTCTCCACGACTAG
- a CDS encoding ABC transporter ATP-binding protein: MAEHLLEVRDLSVRFHTTQGIVNAVNGISWHLDRGETLAILGESGSGKSVSASAIMNLIDMPPGEITSGQILFDGTDLLKASEEERRRLNGKRISMIFQDPLGHLNPVYPVGWQIAETAMAHGQSKAAAYERALKLMERVGIPNAKASMHKYPHQFSGGQRQRLMIAMALVLKPDILIADEPTTALDVTVQAEVLSLLEELQDETGMGLLLITHDLGVVAEAADRAVVMEGGRIVETGTPRDLYHNPQHPYTRKLLAAAPGRGEMRTAQSGGQPILEVHGLRKSYGELAALKGVDFDLIAGETLAVVGESGSGKSTIARLMLRLEEASGGTVKWKGEDILAKSPREMGKLRRQLQMVFQDPTQSLNPNMSVYEIISEAWVIHPDILPKPKWRARVGELLEQVGLKAEHALRYPHQFSGGQRQRIAIARALALEPDLIICDEAVSALDVSVQAQVIALLGDLRDRLGIAFIFIAHDLPVVRDFADRVLVMKQGEIVEQGPVRQIFDAPREHYTRRLLAAGLDADPDIQADRRRARAALETA; encoded by the coding sequence ATGGCTGAGCATCTTCTCGAAGTGCGTGACCTGTCAGTGCGGTTTCACACCACCCAGGGCATCGTCAACGCGGTCAACGGGATCTCGTGGCATCTCGATCGGGGCGAGACTCTGGCCATCCTCGGCGAGTCGGGTTCGGGCAAGTCGGTCTCGGCAAGCGCCATCATGAACCTGATCGACATGCCGCCAGGCGAGATCACCAGCGGGCAGATCCTGTTTGACGGCACCGATCTGCTGAAAGCGTCGGAAGAGGAGAGACGACGGCTGAACGGCAAACGGATCTCGATGATCTTCCAGGATCCACTGGGCCACCTGAACCCGGTCTATCCGGTAGGCTGGCAGATTGCCGAAACGGCGATGGCCCATGGCCAGAGCAAAGCGGCAGCCTATGAGCGCGCGTTGAAACTGATGGAGCGAGTGGGCATTCCGAACGCGAAAGCATCGATGCACAAGTATCCGCATCAGTTTTCCGGCGGTCAACGGCAGAGGCTGATGATTGCCATGGCGCTGGTCCTGAAGCCCGACATCCTGATCGCCGATGAGCCAACCACCGCGCTCGACGTGACGGTGCAGGCCGAGGTGCTGTCACTGCTGGAAGAATTGCAGGATGAGACCGGCATGGGGCTTCTGCTCATCACCCACGATCTTGGCGTTGTCGCAGAAGCGGCCGACCGGGCCGTCGTGATGGAGGGCGGGCGCATCGTCGAGACCGGCACGCCGCGTGATCTGTATCACAATCCGCAGCATCCCTATACCCGCAAGCTTCTGGCCGCGGCTCCCGGCAGGGGCGAGATGCGGACAGCACAGAGCGGGGGTCAGCCGATACTCGAGGTGCACGGGCTGCGGAAATCTTATGGCGAGCTCGCAGCGCTGAAAGGCGTCGATTTCGACCTGATCGCCGGCGAAACGCTGGCCGTAGTGGGCGAATCCGGCTCTGGCAAATCCACCATTGCCCGGCTCATGCTGCGGCTGGAAGAGGCCAGCGGCGGCACGGTAAAGTGGAAAGGCGAGGATATTCTTGCCAAATCCCCGCGCGAAATGGGCAAGCTGCGCCGCCAGTTGCAGATGGTGTTTCAGGATCCGACCCAGTCGCTCAACCCCAACATGTCGGTCTACGAGATCATTTCCGAGGCCTGGGTGATCCATCCCGATATTCTTCCGAAACCCAAGTGGCGGGCGAGGGTCGGCGAGCTGCTGGAGCAGGTGGGGCTCAAGGCCGAACACGCATTGCGCTATCCGCACCAGTTCTCGGGTGGGCAGCGGCAGCGTATCGCCATCGCCCGCGCACTGGCGCTGGAGCCCGATCTGATCATTTGCGACGAGGCGGTCTCGGCGCTCGACGTGTCAGTCCAGGCGCAGGTCATCGCGCTCTTGGGCGATCTGCGCGACCGGCTTGGCATTGCCTTCATCTTCATTGCTCATGACCTGCCCGTGGTGCGCGACTTTGCCGACCGGGTGCTGGTGATGAAACAGGGCGAGATCGTCGAGCAGGGGCCGGTACGCCAGATATTCGACGCGCCCCGCGAGCACTATACACGGCGGCTGCTTGCGGCGGGTCTTGATGCCGATCCCGATATTCAGGCCGACCGCCGCCGCGCGCGGGCGGCCCTGGAAACCGCCTGA
- a CDS encoding ABC transporter permease → MSNATTNPAAVEVKVQSGTRRVLRMLWADKLAICAAIFLIVILLCAVFGPMFLEDMAANTNLRARNAPPFELERGFFFILGGDALGRPLLARIIVAAQNTMVIAAGAVLASLIVGSTLGLIAGYAGRWTGEVIMRLADVIMSFPSLLLAVIVLYMLSPSIANLVLVLAITRIPIYLRTTRAEVLEVRERMFVQAAKVMGASNRRIVFKHILPVILPTLLTIATLDFAFVMLAESALSFLGIGIQAPEITWGLMVSQGRQYLTNAWWLAFWPGLAIILTTMSLNLLSSWMRVALNPTQRWRLEIGGKKNG, encoded by the coding sequence ATGAGCAACGCCACCACCAATCCTGCCGCGGTCGAGGTCAAGGTGCAGTCTGGCACCCGCCGCGTTCTGCGGATGCTTTGGGCGGACAAGCTGGCCATTTGCGCCGCGATCTTCCTGATCGTCATCCTGCTCTGCGCGGTCTTCGGGCCGATGTTTCTTGAGGATATGGCCGCCAATACCAACCTGAGGGCGCGCAATGCGCCGCCATTCGAGCTTGAGCGCGGGTTCTTCTTCATTCTCGGCGGCGATGCCCTGGGGCGGCCACTGCTGGCGCGGATCATCGTCGCGGCGCAGAACACCATGGTCATTGCCGCAGGCGCGGTGCTGGCTTCGCTGATCGTCGGATCCACCCTCGGACTGATCGCCGGCTATGCCGGGCGCTGGACCGGCGAGGTGATCATGCGGCTGGCCGACGTCATCATGTCGTTTCCCTCGCTGCTCCTGGCGGTGATCGTGCTCTACATGCTGTCGCCCTCCATCGCCAACCTGGTGCTGGTTCTGGCCATCACCCGCATTCCTATCTACCTGCGCACAACCCGTGCCGAGGTTCTGGAAGTGCGTGAACGCATGTTCGTTCAGGCTGCCAAGGTGATGGGCGCGTCCAACCGGCGTATCGTATTCAAGCACATCCTGCCGGTGATCCTGCCGACGCTGCTGACCATCGCGACGCTGGATTTCGCCTTCGTCATGCTGGCGGAGTCGGCGCTTAGCTTCCTGGGCATCGGAATCCAGGCACCCGAAATCACCTGGGGCCTGATGGTCAGCCAGGGGCGGCAGTACCTGACGAATGCTTGGTGGCTCGCTTTCTGGCCGGGCCTGGCGATCATCCTGACCACCATGTCGCTTAATTTGCTGTCGAGCTGGATGCGTGTCGCGCTCAACCCGACACAACGCTGGCGCCTCGAAATCGGAGGGAAGAAGAATGGCTGA